The window GTCTTCGTCGCTTATCtggcaaaatttgatcaacgTTTTCGCAATTCGGGAGCTCCGCCCCGAAGGTATTTCCATAAATATTCCTCAACTCTTAGTCTCCgatgttgtttttggtttttgtgtgtgtttgtgtgtgtgtttctctgCTTTGGTTCATTTTCAgctttttagttttattggttgctacaaataaattaaaattatgcATGCTTAGGCCATGGGAATTCGCTTAGGTTGTGTGGGAAAAATGCAaagcatttcatttttggcGCTCAAAAAACCAGAGCGTAAAGCCCTTAAAaataaagtggaaaaaaaatactttgagttattttttttgttttctttaaacaaggtaatcaaatttgattatTCTTAACGACAGTAATTGATGTAACTCGTTGTAGATTGAccatattaaataattaactttCTTAAGTAATCGATCTGGTGGCAAAAGTTTTACATGCCGCTTTGTAAAAGTATAATCCGATGTCCATTCCCTTGTTGATCTCTCTTTAGTAAGTGTCCGTTTAGGTTATACTAAGTGGggtttgcataaattttgacCCGTTTATAGTAACCCTTTTTAAAgtgacattttattttagtcaCGCCCGTTTATCGATCACCGTTAATGGATTATCGATAGCCATTAATTATCTTTGtgacatttttttcttttcttagtTCTGTTGCAACCTTTTTGACAATTCATTTAAACCCGAAACACATATAACTAGCATCAAATTGGTTTCCTTAAACTCCTTTGTGACCCTTTGTAGAGGAAATTCGAAAGAAATAAGAGGTCTGAGTCCTTAATGGGTTCCTTATTGGTATCAACTCCTTAGTGGGTTTTCAATTCTTGCCTCAAATCATCTGTTAATTTTTTGCTCATCAAACTCTAAAATTTACGGTACTCAAATTAAACATCTAAATACTCTGGACTACTCTTCTCGTTATATGAGCTAAAGCTAAGTAGAATGCACTAAAAATATAGCAATAATTAAGTTAACATCGATATGAGTCGATTGAGAGGACTCAAAAAGGCTGCATTGCCTAGAGAAGTACATCTGCATTTTTTGCCACCTTTAGACAACACGTTCGCGCAGTTAAATTTTGCAACGCGTTGGctgttttgtttctgtttcatATGATTGCTTTGGCCAATGGCCAAAGAGTTGAAGTGTTTACCATAAAAAATGGTAAATCTGTGCTACGTTACCGAATTAAAGCAATGAATGGCGCCGCTTTCGATCAGAGGCCGGCCCGGAGAGTACAGACCTTTTTAAGAATCTGTTTCTGCTTTTCTGCAGAAACTCAAAGCTCGTAACTCATAAGAGTCGATGGTACCTCAATTTAATTTGCACCCCAAGCCAATTAGCAATAATAAAGTTGAGACGTGATATTTCATTTTGCTGCAAAAATTTGCCTACGTTCCAAACGAAGAGAAttcttctctctctatctctctctctctctctctgttacTCGAGGTGTTTTTTCTTTGGAAAATAAAACCACAGAGGAGCagatgtttttgtttttgttttgtttgtgtaaattatatgcataaataataatttcagaGACACAAGAACTATAAATTTGTTCAAAGAACATAAGTTTCGTTGTGTTTCAAGCTGTTCCAGAATATGTTTCTTCTGTTTGGTCCGCAAACCCTATCATTAGCATTTCcgctttttattattattcaacAGATCCTATATTGTACCCACCAGAGATGATCATACTTAATCataatttaaaactttaagGGTCAGACTGAGTCGAGTGAGAGACAGAGGCAGGATTCAAATTGCCTCTGAGATGGCTTTCAGTTTCTGTTTCGTTGGCTCATGTCATACATAAGTATGGAAAATTGCAGTTGGATGCCCCTATTAAAGAAAGTTTAGTTCAATTTGGTTTAGTTTCGGTTCAGTCAGCCGGATATGTTATTCtcatgttgttgttcttttgaaaatttgctaaaATTATCAACTGGTAGACCCCAGAAAAGATGCTCAAATTAAATTGCTGCACAGTGGTTAACTCAATAAGAAATCACAAGACTAGGACTTTAAAGCCAAATCAAATTATTACCTTAGTAAAATTACTAAATAGATTAGTTAGttttataacaattttctTAGCTACATTAAAATGAGTTGCCCAAAGTCTTTTCTGAATATGAGTacctttatttttgtaattgatatttcgtttattaaaaaacatggaaaaacagtttccTAAGATTCACTTTTAACGTTTATCTACATCTAACCATCATAAAGAAGgctttttaaacaaattcaataagCGACTTAgggtttttttgttaaacCAACTGGAACCACTGTGCCTGTGGtcgaaaacaatttaattgagTTTGCTAAAAACAACCGCGCGTAGGCAAATTAGGTTTTTGGGCAATTCCTATCTCCGTCTCGAGCCGTGTTCCTTCATTTCCTGGGAACACAATTAACTAAAGTTTCTTGAGGCGTTAGAGAGATGAAGAAGCCTTCTTTTACAGTTAGCTGGCAAATTGAGTTTCCGAAAAAggaacaacagcagcaggagcagcagccgAAGGAGTCGGGAGCAGGAGCTGGCATAGGTCTAGAGGACCTACCTGACTACCAAAAGCATAAGATTAATggccccacacacacaaaagccAGCCAAGGTAAGTTGTCGGTCTCTTCGGTAGCGATTGCTTAGACAGTTCTTGGTATTAATTTTGAATTCATAATTCAAgaaccaaaacgaaaaatcaAATTCATTCAAGGCGGCAAAaatcctttttcttttgtttcccccccaaaccaaaccaaactgACTGACCTTCAAGCATTTAGCGTTTACCATTTAACAGGAGGCGCCGATGCAGACGACGTAAAACATTCCGCTCCATCCCTTCCCCAGCAGTTACCTCCAtcatgcaaaaaaaaaaagaaagaaaaagaacttCAAATAAAACCACATGACGTCGACATTTATGAGGCGGCCCGTAAGACTTCACTTGACCAgccgttgaacaaaatttttaacgCCAGCGCTCTCTTGCGGTGATAAAAATTGTGCCAACatttttattacttttcaACACATTTTCAGTTGAGACTGGCAGACAAAAACATACACATCAACGAGCCAAGATATCTACTTTTTTTGGGGTAGTAGTCAAACCGTTAAGCCATGGCACTTGCTTGCGGTCTTACTTTGTATCTAAAAAGGTATTCGAAACGTATTTCGATAGTTCTCAAAATCCCTTATAAAGCTGTTTCTGAAGAGGTGgcaaaacataatttttcaaGCGATTTACTTGAAAAATGAGAAGTGTTTTATGGTTTAATTAATTGGTTTGATGAAAATCGGTTTATTAAGTTTTTCCAAACGtcaatatattcaaaattttggTTGGTGTAACACTCACCTTTAAATATGTTATATAAAAGATATGGGATTTCCTTCTTATcacattaaaaaattaaagtagctaacatcggctatgccgaagtttatatacgcTTGCAGTCcctggtaataataattttacatgttcaaaatttgttttctgcaactcaattcatcaatatacaaacaaacaaaacaattttactctctattttacaatttgttcttcttcttcccgcATTCCCAAAGCagagcaacgcacgcatacacttACAGTTTATgaagcgttgcgtctgtgtgtgtatgcatgtgctctgttgatgacgaaagacgtagtagacagcaagcagcgctgccggcagagctgggagcagagccgattattatattgactgtaacttgtgttatatttatccgatcaaaatcaaattcaaattttgggatctggggttttatatccaatattatcacatatgtaaatttcatagcatactccaatttttatggctcatgctgatcaagaatatatatactttatggggtcggaaacgtctccttctgtgcattacaaacttctgaccaattttataataccctctgcaagggtataaatagtgttgaaattaaattttaattcatgAAATTATTGTTTCTTATTGATAGATTTGGTAAAATTACTTGAATAagtatattaatattattatcaGTATAcaatatagttgtaaactatcaacccaACCATGGGACTTGAACCCGAatgatcctcgttgttcagttgactaattGACTTGGCCACTTTGACAACTAATCTACAGAGGACTGTATTAACCCATTTTGGACCGTGCTGATTTTAAGTTGCAAAAtgactttttttaaaaattaaacattctgcctttttataccatacacccatagggtgaaatggtatattaaagtcgccaaaatgtatgtaacaggcagaaggaagcatctccgaccccacaaagtatatatattcttgatcaggatcaacaaccgagtcgatctagccatgtccgtctgtccgtccgtccgtccgtctgtccgtctgtccgtatgaacacctagatctcggagactataagagctagagccaccaaattttttatgtagactcgtgtagtatgtagagtgatcaagtttatttcaaatttttgccacgcccctttccgcctccgcaatttaaaaaaagcgtttatctcaaaaactattctagctagaggcaccatatttggtatgtatattcgcttagtaaatgcacacattttgtatgtataaaaattttgccacgcccttttccgcccccgtaatttgaaaaacttgattatctcccgtatttttttaccttatgcaatcaaatttggcacacttaaattttatactaatatctagcaaaacaccaaatttgatcaaaatcggacagaaAACaatcgagttatgcatataaacgtttttccataaggccggagttggccgttggctggtgggggcgctagggtgctcgtatgattgagtgagcgagatactaagatatgcttgtaagaagcatgtgaaaatgcatttgtttaataaagttgaaatatttgctttactggtgtatggtatacctaagtcggcgagacgacttacttacttcatttagtTTGGGATGAAACAGGTTCAAAAATGGATTTGAAGGTTTATTTAATGTAAGTTTTGTGGAACTAACTATATACTTCCCTTTGATTGAAATGTAgtcaaatgaagtaagtaagtcgtctcgccgactttgatataccatacaccagtaaagcaaatatttcaagcattttcacatgcttcttacaagcatatcttagtatctcgctcactcaatcatacgagcaccctagcgcccccaccagccaacggccaactccggccttatggaaaaacgtttatatgcataactcgactgttttttatccgattttgatcaaatttggtattttgctagatattagtattaaatttaaatgtgccaaatttgattgcatgaggtaaaaaaatacgggagataatcaagtttttcaaattacgggggcggaaaagggcgtggcaaaatttttatacatacaaaatgtgtgcatttactaagcgaatatacataccaaatatggtgtctctagctagaatagttttttagataaacgctttttttaaattgcgggggcggaaaggggcgtggcaaaaatttgaaataaaattgatcactctacatactacacgagtctacataccaaatttggtggctctacctcttacagtctccgagatctaggtgttcatacggacagacggacagacggacagacggacggacggacggacggacagacggacatggctagatcgactcggttgttgatcctgatcaagaatatatatactttgtggggtcggagatgcttccttctgcctgttacatacattttggcgactttaatataccatttcaccctatgggtgtatggtataataatATACAGAATCTTTGAAAACATACAAAACTTGCTGTTCGAAAAGTGGAACAGTGGTCCAAAATGGGTTAAATAAGTATAATTTATTGTCACCCCAGCAGAAACTTGCTTTATTTTTgataattatacccttgcaaaaagggtatattaattttggtcaaaagtgtgcaacgcatagaaggaagcatctccgaccatataaagtataaatattcttgatcaccatgacgagacgagttcaaatagccatgtccgtccgtacgtccgtctgtccgtccgtctggatcaacgcaaactcctcctagaccgttggagctacagagctcaAATTTTGCATGCAGACTTGTacatactgcaggggttgtatatctcggattcagccggatcggactatatcatatagctccagtgacttttctcaataacttcgttattttctaaactattgtcatgaaatttaatattggtgagtttattacacatataaacgactatgtcAAGTtttatcaagatcgggtgactatatcatatagctcccataggaacgatcggttgaaaacagtgacttttgttaaaaacttctttatttcctatgctaagattttaAGATTTCCACCTTGATGGCTATAgataaggaaagagttaccaaaaaacttgcaagggtatacaaactttgacgcggtcaaagttaaccccggccctctggtttttgttttaaataacctgtaaattttacaaaaaattttgaCTTTGAGCTTTTTTGAGCTATACCTATATCTTTcgatttgaataaatttaaatttggatGCTGAAAACACATTTCAAAGACTTTAATTTCATATAAAATGCgcgatataaaattttatttcaaatattaatttaatataagaaacattgaaaaatatatttttagtgATTTATCATTGATTTAAAGAGTTTTTTGGTCGAATGAGCATTTGTACTGATTTCAGAGAATTCCAGCTATCCCAGCTCATACTATCCCACGTATTGGTTGCACTTGTATAATATCGTCCGTTTAGATTTCtagaattaaaaaaacacattGAATTGTGGATAATTAATTGTATAAGCAGGATTTGATTGGTTACTTACGGGCCAAAGCAGTATTTGTACCACCAGGCTCCATAAAATTGTGCCGCACAATTCGCATCACTGGCATCATTATCACGATCGTAAGTCGTGAATTTTTGTCCTATGCCTTTTCCCATTTCATTGTCGATCATGCCTCGAAATTCTCCCAATGATTCCAACTCATATTGCTTAGTTTCATCACCTATTTTGAAATGATTATATCTAACATTTTCGAAAGTTTCATTATGGAACCCAATTTCTATGGAAAGTTCATAAATATCCGTTTGGGTGATGCGATGCAATTTTTCAAgaccaataaaaaaatttccatttaaatCACCAAAACCGTTTCGAAAGTCTATCCAATTTCTCTTAAAGTTTTCTCTATCATCTAGTCGCCTATGGACAACTATCCATCCATTTCCATCTATCTCGCCTTTGCATAAAGATCGAAACGGATCCAGTCCGGaaattgcaattaaatgaATTCCCGATGGGAGACCTTTGCAACCTGTTTTCGGTAAATTTCGCTTACAATCACTTAGACTTATTTCAGTTTGGTTTAGTTTTAGGGAATGACTATCGATCAAACTATTTTTAGCTACTATCTGATTTTGAGCATCTTCCAAGTTTTTCTGATAGGATGCTAGTTGAGATTTCAACTCGCTTATTTCATTTGCCAACTTTTCTTTCGACTTTAGTTCTTTTTCAAAGCTTAATCTTAAGTTTGCTAAATCACTTTTGGAGTTTTCCAATACAATTTTATAAGTTTCTTCCGAGTCATTAGACTTTTTCCTTAAGAGTTCaatttcttgttttaaatTGTCCTGGCGAGCGATGCATTCGATCGCttgatttcttgttcttaATTTCACTTCTGCTATTTCCGCCTTTAACTCTTCATTTTTAGCCACATTATTTTGATGCTGAATCGATTGACTGAGAAGTTTGAGTAAATCgtcatttgtttttcttaacGCATCATTCGCTTTCTGTAGCTCATCAATCTCCGTGTTTTGACCTCTATAATAATCTATTTCAAGCAATTTCTTTCTTAGCTTAGCTATTTCCTCATCTCTTTCTGCATTTTTTGAGTCGTTCGATTTAACCTGCTCTTTTAATTCTGTTGCATAGGCTAATAGAACCTTCACAGACTTGTAACAACATGACCCGCAGATATCTCCTTGTGCACTTAAAATTCCGCAGTTctataaaaacatttgatAAGCCGAATGTATTTTACTTTTCACTATTGACAATTCATTTACCCAAAAGTCGTCCTcatttgcaaaagtttttgataTTACGTCCACGAATCccacaaaaagaaagagaccCGAAAGTAAAATTAATCTTTGTAAATTCATTTCGGTGAGTACTCCAAAAAATTGTGTAATTTTCttgtataaaatttaaattttatttttgccaattgCCACGTTCTTCAGCTAAAATGTCTCAGACAgtaatgattttaaatttcaaatattcatTGGTCTTCTCGCATTGAGCTTGTGTTGAGATTATGTTTACTTGGCAGATTtattataccatgcacccattaaatggtatattaaagtcgacaaaatgtatgtaacaggcagaagaaagAAGCTTATCCGACCCCaagaagtatatatattcttgatcagcatcaacagccgagtcgatctagccatgtccgtccatccgtccgtccgaatgaacacctagatctcggagactatagaATTAAAGGCAACAAATTTGGTACTTAGATTTGTATTCGCGCAGATTATgattattaaaaagttttgccACCCCCACTACCGCCTCCATAATTAAGAAAAATTCGTCACGTTAGTTATTCTTACTCATATCTACCGAACTTCATTAAAATAAGACTAGAAAGAAGTATTAGGGGGTCCAAATGGATGGAGTTGGCAGTAGGCTAGTGGAGGCGCTAGAGTgcagaaattgaaaatatttgtttcaccttgtgcatggtataccaacGTCGGcaagacgacttacttcatctGTTATTGATAcgaataaaatttggtattaTTTGCATTTCATTGTTTATGAACTATGAAAGCCGACTTGAGTTTACCCTGCGATAGTTGTCTAAAATTCTTTAGTCATTTTCAAACGTATGAGCAAATTTTATGTTAGAGCATTCCACTTTTTcgtatatttaaatatataatattatctatatatataatttagttatCTGATTTCTATTGAAATTGCAATATTATAGATAATTATGTGAATAAGTTAATTCCTTTGTTTGGTAATAGTCGTATTGGCCTAAAGATTTTCTggtcaaaattatttttcggACTTCCTTTTCTATGATATAATCACCAGATCTTTATGAAATTTGACAAGGtcattaataaataaatcgaaTTGACACATATTAATTTTCATAACAATCGCTCGGaagttatttatatatatatgaaattaaAGAATGTATTACGCACTTCTCACCACAgtaaatataccctttttgcaaaaaacaaatacaaatatatttttggtaaaTATATTTCAGGGCTTGAACTTTGCGTAGAGACAATGccatcgaaaaaaaaatacagcacagcgacaaaa is drawn from Drosophila willistoni isolate 14030-0811.24 chromosome 2R unlocalized genomic scaffold, UCI_dwil_1.1 Seg167, whole genome shotgun sequence and contains these coding sequences:
- the LOC124460168 gene encoding fibrinogen C domain-containing protein 1-A-like, whose protein sequence is MIDNEMGKGIGQKFTTYDRDNDASDANCAAQFYGAWWYKYCFGPNLNGRYYTSATNTWDSMSWDSWNSLKSVQMLIRPKNSLNQ